From the genome of Spirochaetota bacterium:
AATGAAATACTGTAAATATGGTTTCTCTCGTATCTGCTCTACTGTCTCCTCATCTGTAAATCCACTACGCTCTTTTATTATCAATGCTCCGAGGGCAATCCTTAATGGTTTGGCTGGGGCTCCCATATGTTTTGAAAATCTATCTGAATATAACTTTTCAATCTCTTCCCATGAAATCAGCTTCGCAAGCTTCACCCACCTATTGTCACTTCTGAGCTTACCGCCAAAGGGAAGATAAAAATCTTCAAATTCAAGCTGTCCTAATGGCTTCCTTCTATACATCCGTTCCTCCGTGTGCAAGGGTTTTGAGCTAATTCTTACATTTTCCTTGCTCTTAATGCAAGCATTATGTCACAAAAAACTTCAACTCTTCAGTACTTTCGACTTCTTCAGGAAACCTTAAGTAAAAATATTATTGTATCCATAGCTGAGTAGTTACATGAGAAATTATAAAATTCGTTAGAATTTTTATTTAAGTATTGACATAAATTATTATTATTTTATTAACTCACATAAAAGAGAAAATACTCAAAGTAAGCATCTTAAGCATGAAATCCATGTTTCTATATGCAGGGTTATAAATTTAAGATAAGGTTACAGGTTAGAATAAGGAAAGGATTAGATCAACTGAATGATAGGATTCAGATCCCTTAATCCAGTTAGTTCTGGCTTTGCCAGGTTAGGAGTAACAAATGGACAACTCAATAATTAATCTTATTCAGGAATATCATTTAGCAATCCATCACGTTATTAGCATTTCAGGGATTATTGCAGGATTTGTAGTAATCTCTGGATTCATAAGATTTAGCATTGCTATCAGGAGAAGAGCAAAGGGTATTTACCCGCCAGCCACAAGTCAGATGGAAAATCACTAAAACACTATTTTTCATTTACATATCATCTGGTAAAATAGATTTGATCTTAGATTATTCCTCTATCATCGATTGGTAATAATCTATAATTTCAACATATATTGGTCAATATTATATACTTTAGTATTACTTTGTGAGTAACCCCTGAGTCCACAAAGGAAGAGGCACCTTCTTTTCTAAATCATAAACTAATCCTTTATGTTTTTCATAACCCTGAGTATCTCTTTTAGATGTCTTAACTCCTCTCCGTATTTAGCCCAATTCCCCTTTTGGAGATGTTTTTCAGCCAGTAGAAAATGCTGAAAGGCTCTTGAGGCATATTCTCTTAACTTGTTACTCATGCTTCCTGTAGATATCATCGATTTTGTATATTGATCCTTTAAGAATAATTTGTCAAGGGCAGCATTAAGATTCTCCTCCATTACTATCTTATCCGAAAAGGATACTATAACCCTCTTCAATTCGGGCATCTCACTGGTCTCGGCCTTTAAATACAGGGGTTCAATGAATAACAGAGATTCTTCGATAGGTATCACGAGCATATTTCCCCTTATAACCCTTGATCCCTTTTGACTCCATAGGGTGAGTTGTTTTGAGATTTCAGCGTCCTGATTTATCCTGGCTTCAATCTGCATGGGACCATAGCTAAGCTTTTCCTTGGGAAGTATATAGAGGATCAGTTGACCATAATATGGAGGATCACATTTGGCAATGAGAAAGGAAATCATATTGTCTTTATTTATTGGAGTGAATGGCATTATGAGTATAAACTCGCTCCTTGACTCATCCGGAAGAGTTGTCACTAAATAGTAACTGTGAATTAACTCCTCACTATTCTCATAGATCTGCCTTGGAATATCCCATGCATCCTCGTTATTATAAAAAACATTAATATTAGTCATGTGGTATCTCAATAGGATTTTCGATTGGATATTGAATATCATTTCAGGATATCTGATATGATTTTTAATCTCCTCCGGCATTTGTGAAATGTTCTTAAATAATCCCTTAAATATGTTAGCATAGGTTTTCAGAATCGGATCATTGTCATCAGCAATATAATAATTCATCTCGCCATTATATGCATCTATTACAACCTTTACAGAATTTCTTATATAGTTTATTTTACCAAAAGCTAAATCCGTAGGGGTTGAATAGGGGAATCTGTCTGTTGTAGTGTAAGCATCAATTATCCAGTATAATTTGTCATTTGCTAATATAAGATAGGGATCATTATCGAACTCCAGGAAGGGTGTCAAACTACGAACCATAGTGGAAATATTTCTGCGAAATAGTATTTTGCTCTTGCTCTCTATATTTTTTGAAATAAAGATATTCATATCGCCCAGCGCAATTGCATACAGAAGTCTTTTGAAGAATGAATTCAATCTGTCTCCACCGGTTCCCTGATATTTTGTATATCTATTCATATCACCATAGGGATAATCGAACTCACCAGGCTCAATGGATGTATTTGTTATACAATATGGATTATTATGCTCTCCGTAATATATTTGAGGGAGCTTTGGCTCAATATTGATTTTTGATTTTGGAGGAATATCATATATTAACATTTCAGGAAGACCCTCAGGTGTTATCTTGTCCACCCTGCTGCACACCAATCCATATCCATGAGTATAGACCAGGTGTCGGTTTATCCATGTTTGACTATTCTTGCTGAGCTTATCTATTGAGAGTTCGCGCGCTGACAGGTTCACAGCAATTTTGCTTCCTTTGATGATGTACCTGTCAACGTCCACATCATAAAAGTGATAATAGGGTTTCAGCTCCTGCAGTTGCTTATAGGTCTGCTTTAATGGACGCCAATCCCATAACCTGATATTATTCAGTGTATTTCGATTCTTAATCATATCCTTTGAGGTTAAATTTGAATTGTTCGAGAAATTCATCTCCTTTACTCTATCTATCCCATAGGCTATTCTTGTGAGGGATATGTTGTTTTTTATATATGGCTTTTCCCTATCCAGCTCATTGGGTTCAACAACAAACCTCTGTTGTAATGATGGGTATACTGTTCCAAGAATAAAATATGTGGGTATAATGGTTATGAGGATTACAATGGGCAATAAGAAGCTTCTCTTGAAAATATTGAAGATCAATAAGGCTGATGCGATGAAGGAGATAATCATACACACATTATATGCCAATAATTCCGCATTAACAGCAGTGTACCCTGCCCCATAAAAACTTCCCCTCTGGGAGAGAAGAATCTCATAGGCTGATATTCTATAACCAATTCCCATGAGAAATACAATAATTGAAAGCAGCGTGGAGAGGTGAGCCCTTGAGAATAGAGAAAAATCCACCCTTTTATTTTCTATGAATATTCCGCCATTTAGGATGTGGAATAGGGTGGAGAAGATTGTAATAATTACCAATGAAAACATTCCCCATCTGAAAAAGAATTTATAGAAGGGTATAGAAAAAATATAGAATCCGATATCCTTCTTAAATATGGGATCTTTAGGAAAGCTCGAAAAGGGAACAGAGTTTAGATATATGAGGCATTCCTTCCAGTAGGTTGATGCTGTTATCCCCATCATCAATCCAATAGCAACCACACCAAGAAAGAGAAATAAAAAGAGGGCCTTCTTGGTTGAACCTATAACTGGCAATTGTAATCTATCAAAAATATTTTTTGTAAATATGCGGCCCTTTCCCGCAAGAATCCTTATTAAGAGAAAATTTAATGAGAATAGACTTATAAAAAGCAGAGAGAATATAATATTAACATAGAATTTTGAGAGGAATAATGTCCAAAAGATATTTATGTGTTTGTTAATCTTGAACCATTGGTAATCCATATAAAAATGAGAGATTAGTTGAATAAAAAAATAGATAATAATAAAAATGCCAAGTCCCCATATAAACTTTTTGTTCATGTATGATCTCCCTACTAAAATAGTATCTTCATATTATTGAGGATAGATATTGATTCTTTTCCTAAGATATGCAATACTTCATCTATGGTAAAACCTATTGCTATTGTTGAACTCACTAAAAAATGGCGGTTTATGTATGATAATCGTTTGACACAGTTTGTTATACAAGAAGCCTGAAACAAAATTTTCATCTTTGTATATTCTATTTCTCCATTATTCCTTTAAACTTGGGAGGATTTTCGAAATAATTCTTTGAGTCACCATTTAAGCATTTTAACTTTATATAGTCAATATCATTTATATCGATATATTGTGGATCATATGATTTATCATCTATTATAAATGCTCACATATTAAATGATAAAAAAACTCATGTCTTTCTTCAGCTTGTGGGAAGGAATCCATCATGGCTGCTCCAATTAAAATACTCAGCAGTACCTAAATAATAAACGAGTTTTATAGAATGATCTTGATTTTAATAAGCTATCAGATTAAATTAACCGTCAGGGAATTATGTCTACTCACTGAAAAGAGGTTTATTTTGGAGTCTTCAATGTGAAGAAATCAATACCTCTACTCAAAGTGATTCATCCAAATCCTCAATTTCTATTGATGTTTGAATAACGCTATTATGAGAATCTTAACTAGATATATATTACAGGAACAGGGATCGCCATTTATCACCGGTCTGCTATTCTTCACTTTTATACTCTTATTGAATAGATTATTTGTTCTTGCTGACTT
Proteins encoded in this window:
- a CDS encoding transposase, translating into MYRRKPLGQLEFEDFYLPFGGKLRSDNRWVKLAKLISWEEIEKLYSDRFSKHMGAPAKPLRIALGALIIKERSGFTDEETVEQIREKPYLQYFI
- a CDS encoding UPF0182 family protein — protein: MNKKFIWGLGIFIIIYFFIQLISHFYMDYQWFKINKHINIFWTLFLSKFYVNIIFSLLFISLFSLNFLLIRILAGKGRIFTKNIFDRLQLPVIGSTKKALFLFLFLGVVAIGLMMGITASTYWKECLIYLNSVPFSSFPKDPIFKKDIGFYIFSIPFYKFFFRWGMFSLVIITIFSTLFHILNGGIFIENKRVDFSLFSRAHLSTLLSIIVFLMGIGYRISAYEILLSQRGSFYGAGYTAVNAELLAYNVCMIISFIASALLIFNIFKRSFLLPIVILITIIPTYFILGTVYPSLQQRFVVEPNELDREKPYIKNNISLTRIAYGIDRVKEMNFSNNSNLTSKDMIKNRNTLNNIRLWDWRPLKQTYKQLQELKPYYHFYDVDVDRYIIKGSKIAVNLSARELSIDKLSKNSQTWINRHLVYTHGYGLVCSRVDKITPEGLPEMLIYDIPPKSKINIEPKLPQIYYGEHNNPYCITNTSIEPGEFDYPYGDMNRYTKYQGTGGDRLNSFFKRLLYAIALGDMNIFISKNIESKSKILFRRNISTMVRSLTPFLEFDNDPYLILANDKLYWIIDAYTTTDRFPYSTPTDLAFGKINYIRNSVKVVIDAYNGEMNYYIADDNDPILKTYANIFKGLFKNISQMPEEIKNHIRYPEMIFNIQSKILLRYHMTNINVFYNNEDAWDIPRQIYENSEELIHSYYLVTTLPDESRSEFILIMPFTPINKDNMISFLIAKCDPPYYGQLILYILPKEKLSYGPMQIEARINQDAEISKQLTLWSQKGSRVIRGNMLVIPIEESLLFIEPLYLKAETSEMPELKRVIVSFSDKIVMEENLNAALDKLFLKDQYTKSMISTGSMSNKLREYASRAFQHFLLAEKHLQKGNWAKYGEELRHLKEILRVMKNIKD